A stretch of Pseudomonas sp. 7SR1 DNA encodes these proteins:
- a CDS encoding DSD1 family PLP-dependent enzyme, with protein sequence MGTLGTGVLLAGVGAWLRPTDRGGAYSDYFRQLNRELKDRGPMRPVMLIDLDRLDHNIDVVKASVRRAGKQLRLVEKSLPAPGLLEYIGRRAETRRLMSFHQPFLNHDAQQFPEADILLGKPLPVRSVELFYQLHKGAFDPSRQLQWLLDTPERLEQYRGLAQGLGTRMRINIELDVGLHRGGVRDEASLDAMLKLIRAHPQQLEFAGFMGYDPFVGMGVPEWVASPQTLLARVMAIYQARVDFVRLRYPDLWHPRLTLNTAGSPSYRLHERENLSTEVSVGTAMLKPSHYDLPSLTDHVPAAYIATPVLKRTGAVNIPALDDKSRILAWWDVNQRATFFIYGGNWMADLESPPGLKSNSLYGRSSNQEMVNGSETVGLGLEDQVFLRPTQTESVLLQFGDLLAVRGGRIVESWPVYA encoded by the coding sequence ATGGGTACGCTGGGCACCGGGGTGTTGCTGGCCGGTGTCGGGGCCTGGCTACGGCCGACGGATCGGGGCGGCGCCTACAGCGATTATTTCCGCCAGTTGAACCGCGAGCTCAAGGACCGCGGCCCGATGCGGCCGGTCATGCTGATCGACCTGGATCGACTCGATCACAACATCGATGTGGTCAAGGCGTCGGTCCGGCGTGCCGGCAAGCAGTTGCGACTGGTGGAGAAATCCCTGCCGGCCCCCGGGTTGCTGGAATACATCGGTCGGCGCGCCGAAACCCGACGATTGATGTCGTTCCATCAGCCGTTTCTCAACCACGACGCGCAGCAGTTCCCCGAGGCCGATATTCTTCTGGGCAAACCCCTGCCGGTGCGTTCCGTCGAGTTGTTCTACCAGCTTCACAAGGGCGCGTTCGATCCTTCGCGCCAGTTGCAATGGTTGCTGGACACTCCCGAACGTCTCGAGCAATACCGGGGCCTGGCCCAGGGGCTTGGTACGCGCATGCGCATCAATATTGAATTGGACGTGGGCCTGCATCGGGGCGGGGTGAGGGATGAAGCCTCCCTGGACGCGATGCTCAAGCTGATCCGTGCCCACCCGCAACAGCTGGAGTTCGCCGGGTTCATGGGCTACGACCCGTTCGTGGGCATGGGCGTGCCCGAGTGGGTGGCCAGCCCGCAGACGCTGTTGGCCCGGGTCATGGCGATCTACCAGGCACGGGTGGATTTCGTTCGTTTGCGCTATCCCGACCTCTGGCATCCACGCCTGACACTCAACACCGCCGGCAGCCCCAGCTACCGCTTGCATGAACGGGAGAACCTCAGCACCGAAGTGTCGGTGGGCACGGCCATGCTCAAGCCCAGTCATTACGATTTGCCGTCACTGACCGATCACGTGCCGGCAGCCTATATCGCCACGCCGGTACTCAAGCGCACCGGTGCGGTGAACATCCCGGCGCTGGATGACAAGTCGCGGATTCTTGCCTGGTGGGACGTGAACCAGCGCGCCACGTTTTTCATCTACGGCGGTAACTGGATGGCCGACCTCGAATCGCCACCTGGCTTGAAGAGCAACAGCCTCTATGGCCGCAGCTCCAACCAGGAAATGGTCAACGGTTCCGAAACGGTTGGGTTGGGGCTGGAAGACCAGGTGTTCCTCAGGCCGACCCAGACCGAGTCGGTGCTGCTGCAATTCGGCGACCTGCTGGCGGTGCGCGGGGGACGGATCGTCGAAAGCTGGCCGGTCTATGCCTGA
- a CDS encoding D-arabinono-1,4-lactone oxidase, whose amino-acid sequence MTMDFSRRRLLQQAGVVAAFTALGSQGALADLIRAPRLIPWRNWSGAQSCLPAARLAPKDLDELVQLVKRAEGRIRPVGSGHSFSALVPTDGTLLSLSHFSGLLDHDAASLQAEFGGGTPMSRMGPALKAVGQALLNMADVDYQTLAGAIATSTHGTGKAFGSYASQVVGLQLVTARGEVLDCDARRHPDVFQAARVSLGALGLVTRVRLQNRAAYRLRERQWVARTEELLEDVPTNTRDNQHWEMQVVTHSDYALSIALNETTDPATPPVSPEEEGGNEFVTLIEKLDKYGSDFPATRRTLLNSLRLVADFDDRVGDSYDIYANARTVRFNEMEYSVPAEHGPACLREILALIRDKDLRTWFPIEYRYVKADDIALSMFEGRDSCSISVHQHYQMDHHNFFAAIEPIFWKYQGRPHWGKLHSLNARTLQALYPRWNEFAQVRQALDPDGKFLNGHLSSILGVS is encoded by the coding sequence ATGACGATGGATTTTTCACGGCGTCGCTTGCTGCAGCAGGCCGGCGTCGTCGCAGCCTTCACGGCCCTGGGCAGCCAGGGCGCACTGGCGGACCTGATACGGGCCCCGCGCCTGATCCCCTGGCGCAACTGGTCCGGGGCACAGAGCTGCCTGCCGGCGGCGCGCCTGGCGCCCAAGGACCTCGATGAGCTGGTGCAGCTGGTGAAACGGGCCGAAGGGCGGATTCGTCCGGTGGGCTCCGGCCACTCCTTCAGCGCGCTGGTGCCCACCGATGGGACCCTGCTGTCGCTGAGCCATTTCAGCGGCCTGCTGGATCATGACGCCGCCAGCCTGCAGGCCGAGTTCGGCGGCGGCACGCCCATGTCCCGCATGGGGCCGGCACTCAAGGCCGTCGGCCAGGCGCTGTTGAACATGGCGGACGTGGACTACCAGACCCTGGCAGGGGCGATTGCCACCTCGACCCACGGCACCGGCAAGGCCTTTGGCTCGTATGCGTCCCAGGTGGTGGGCCTGCAACTGGTGACGGCCCGTGGCGAGGTGCTCGATTGCGATGCCAGGCGCCATCCCGACGTGTTCCAGGCGGCCCGGGTATCCCTTGGCGCACTGGGGCTGGTCACCCGGGTGCGCCTGCAGAATCGTGCCGCGTATCGGCTGCGCGAGCGCCAATGGGTGGCCAGGACCGAAGAGTTGCTGGAAGACGTGCCTACCAATACCCGCGACAACCAGCACTGGGAAATGCAGGTGGTGACTCATTCCGACTATGCGCTGTCGATTGCCCTGAACGAAACCACCGACCCGGCCACGCCGCCCGTCAGCCCCGAAGAGGAGGGCGGCAATGAGTTCGTTACCCTGATCGAGAAGCTCGACAAGTATGGCAGCGACTTTCCGGCCACCCGCCGGACCCTGCTCAACAGCCTGCGGCTGGTGGCCGACTTCGACGACCGGGTGGGCGATTCCTATGACATCTATGCCAATGCCCGTACCGTGCGCTTCAACGAAATGGAATATTCGGTGCCGGCCGAACACGGCCCGGCGTGTCTGCGGGAGATCCTCGCGCTGATTCGCGACAAGGACCTGCGCACCTGGTTTCCCATCGAATACCGTTACGTGAAGGCCGACGACATTGCCTTAAGCATGTTCGAAGGCCGCGACAGTTGTTCGATCTCGGTGCATCAGCATTACCAGATGGATCACCACAATTTCTTCGCCGCCATCGAGCCGATCTTCTGGAAATACCAGGGGCGTCCGCACTGGGGAAAATTGCATTCTCTCAACGCCAGGACGCTCCAGGCGCTATACCCGCGCTGGAATGAATTCGCTCAGGTGCGCCAGGCCCTGGACCCCGATGGGAAGTTTCTCAACGGGCATCTTTCATCGATTCTGGGGGTGAGCTGA
- a CDS encoding c-type cytochrome, translated as MSARTSLSLLNVASIALFGALLAGCGEEARPPAPTTFSAMPADATLAQIYDSSCKVCHANPGAGAPLTGDTQAWAPRVAQGADTLLDHAINGYNGMPPMGLCMHCSEEQFLALIAFMSGQQFQ; from the coding sequence ATGTCGGCAAGAACATCTTTATCGCTGCTCAACGTCGCCTCCATCGCGCTGTTCGGCGCTCTGCTCGCCGGGTGCGGCGAAGAAGCCCGGCCACCCGCGCCCACGACCTTCTCGGCCATGCCCGCCGACGCGACGCTGGCGCAGATCTACGACAGCAGTTGCAAGGTCTGCCATGCCAATCCCGGCGCCGGAGCTCCCCTGACCGGTGACACCCAGGCCTGGGCCCCTCGTGTGGCCCAGGGCGCCGATACCCTGCTGGATCACGCGATCAACGGCTACAACGGCATGCCGCCGATGGGGCTGTGCATGCACTGTTCCGAAGAGCAGTTCCTGGCCCTGATCGCCTTCATGTCCGGCCAACAATTCCAATGA
- a CDS encoding LysR family transcriptional regulator, with translation MFDWNDLRYFLELQRSGRLLTAARRLNTTHATVARHIEAIEKSLGTALFVQHAQGYELTPAGETLLKHAEAMENVALLAQEDITQSSAPLGKIRLGVTEGLGIMFLASRMDSLFQRYPGLEVELVAVPRFVSILNREAEISIHLERPAADLLVTRKLTDYSLALYASQAYLDRSPPLRSREDLGRHAWIGYVDDLLFSQELMFLNSFCRNPRVVFHSTSVIAQQQAARSGLGIAVLPCYMASDDPMLVPLLPDETIRRSYWISTRRELHKSVRLRVLWDYVVQLCEREQGLLLP, from the coding sequence ATGTTCGACTGGAATGACCTGCGCTATTTCCTGGAGCTGCAACGCAGCGGCCGCCTGCTGACGGCGGCGCGACGCCTGAATACCACCCACGCGACGGTGGCCCGGCATATCGAGGCCATCGAGAAGAGCCTGGGCACCGCGCTGTTCGTCCAGCACGCCCAGGGGTATGAACTGACCCCGGCCGGCGAGACGTTGCTCAAGCACGCCGAGGCCATGGAGAACGTGGCATTACTGGCCCAGGAGGACATCACCCAGTCCAGCGCGCCCCTGGGCAAGATCCGCCTGGGGGTGACCGAAGGGCTGGGCATCATGTTCCTGGCCAGTCGCATGGACAGCCTGTTCCAGCGGTACCCGGGGCTGGAGGTGGAGCTGGTGGCGGTGCCGCGGTTCGTCAGCATTCTCAACCGCGAAGCGGAAATCAGCATCCACCTCGAACGGCCGGCGGCCGATCTGCTGGTGACCCGCAAGCTCACCGACTACAGCCTGGCGCTGTACGCCAGTCAGGCCTACCTGGATCGCTCGCCGCCGCTGCGCAGTCGCGAAGACCTGGGGCGTCATGCCTGGATCGGTTATGTCGACGACCTGCTGTTCAGCCAGGAGCTGATGTTCCTCAACAGCTTCTGCCGCAACCCTCGGGTGGTGTTCCACAGCACCAGCGTCATCGCCCAGCAACAGGCCGCGCGTTCGGGGCTCGGTATCGCGGTGCTGCCGTGCTACATGGCCAGCGACGATCCGATGCTGGTGCCCTTGCTGCCCGACGAAACCATCCGCCGCAGCTACTGGATCAGCACCCGTCGCGAACTGCACAAGTCCGTGCGCCTGCGGGTGCTGTGGGATTACGTGGTGCAGCTGTGCGAGCGCGAGCAAGGGCTGCTGCTGCCCTGA